The DNA region CGTGCCGAAACACGCTAGCTTGATGGCTTACGAAGTCCGCTTGATCCCATGGCCGAAACCTTAAGTCCTCCCCGCCTTTTGCCGAGTGGCGATGCCGCCATCACGGTGGAATTCAGCCGCAGCATCGACGATGTCGCCAACCGGCGCGTGCTGGCGCTCGACCGCATCATCGCGGCCGAGCCGATCGGTGGCATCACCGAAACGGTGCCGACCTATCGCTCGCTGCTGGTGCATTACGATCCCGTCGAGATCGGCTTCGACACACTCGGCGAGCAGCTGCTCGTCCGCGCCGCCAAGGCATTGCCGACCGTGTCAGGCACGCGGCGCTGGCGCATCCCGGTCTGCTACGGCGGCGAGCACGGCATCGATCTGGAGGACGTCGCCAAGGCGCTCGAGACCACGCCGGATGCGATCGTCGCGCGCCATGTCGCCGGCGACTATCGCGTCGCCATGATCGGCTTCACGCCGGGCTGGTCCTATCTCAGCGGGCTGGAGAAGTTCTTGCACATGCCGCGCCGCAAGGATCCGCGGCTGCTGACCCCGGCCGGTACGATCTCGATCGGCGGCATCCAGACCGGCGTGCAGTGCCTCGCCGGTCCGAGCGGCTGGCACCTGCTCGGCCGCACCGCCGTCCGGACCTACCAGCTGCACCGCGACCCGATCTTCCTGCTCGAGCCGGGCGATGCCATCACCTTCATGCCGGTGGACGCCAAGACGTTTGCGGAACAGGACCGCGCCGCCGAGGCGGGCGAATTCGTCGCCGAGCAGGTGACGCCATGAGCAAGCTCGTCGTCACCTCGATCGGCCCGGCGAGTTCGGTGCAGGACGGCGGACGTCCGGGCTCGCAGCGCTACGGCCTGGTTCCGAGCGGCGCGATGGACCGTTTGGCGCTCGCCGCAGCGAACACGCTGGTCGGTAACGCGCCGTTCGCGGCGGCCGTCGAGATCGGCCCGTTCGGCGCGGCGCTGACCGCGCGTGGCGGCGCGGTGCGCATCGCGCTATCGGGCGCGCCCCGCAACGCCGACATCGGCGGCCGCGCGGTCGCCGCAGACTCGTCAGCCACGCTCGCCGACGGCGAAACCCTCAACCTCGGCTTCGCCCGCGGCGGCTCCTTCAGCTATCTCGCGATCGAGGGCGGCATTCAGGGCGAACCGATGTTCGGCAGCCTCGCCGTGAACGCCCGCGCCGGGCTTGGCAGCCCCTACCAGCGGCCGCTGCAGAGTGGAGACGAGTTGAAGACGAAGCCCGCCGGCGGCACCGCCGAGCGCCGCATCGAATTGCCGGCGGCAAGCGACGCGCCGATCCGCGTCGTGTTCGGCCCGCAGGACGATGAGTTCTCCGAGGACAACAAGAGGCTATTCCTCGACAGCGAATGGAAGATTTCGGCAACCAGCGACCGCATGGGCTACCGGCTCGAAGGCCCGAGCATCAAACATCTCGACGGCCACAACATCGTCTCCGACGGCACCGTGAACGGCAGTATCCAGGTGCCGGGCGTCGGCCAGCCGATCGTGCTGATGCCGGACCGCGGCACCAGCGGCGGCTATCCCAAGATCGCGACCGTGATCTCGGCCGATTTCGGCCGCTTCGCGCAGATCTCGGCCGGCCGGCCGTTCCGCTTCAAGGCAGTGACGATGGCGGAAGCGCAGGCCGAGGCACGCAAATTCCACGAGCTGCTACGGTCCCTGCCCGACCGTCTCCGCGGCATCGACGATTTCGGCCTCAACATCGAGGCGCTGCGAGATGCTAATGTCGCAGGCCAGGCGGTCAGCGCCATCGACGCTGCGACGTGGCAAGTGGCCGTTCCCTAGCGCATGATCCGGAAAAGTGTGAAGCGGTTTTCCGAAGAGATCATGCGCAAATAAAACAATGACATCAAGAAAAGGATCGATCGTCATGACCTCAACCATCGACCTCAATTGCGATCTCGGCGAAAGCTTCGGCCCCTGGGAAATGGGCAACGACGCCGCGATGATCGAGCTTGCGACCTCGGTCAATGTCGCCTGCGGCTTCCATGCCGGCGATGCCGACATCATGCGCAAGACCGTCGAGCTCGCGAAAGCGCGCGGCGTCAGCGTCGGCGCCCACCCCGGCTACCGCGACCTGCACGGCTTCGGCCGCCGCCCGATGCCGGGGCTGACGTCGTCGGAGATCGAGAACCTGATCGCCTACCAGATCGGCGCCTTGCAGGCGATCGCGACCGCCGCCGGCCACAAGGTGACGCACGTCAAGGCACACGGCGCGATCTCCAACGTCGCCTGCGAGGACGACATGACCGCGCGGGCAATCGCCAACGCGATCAAGGCGGTCGACCCCAATTTGATCTTCGTGGTGCTCGCCAACTCGAAGCTGGTGCGCGCGGGCGAAGCCGCCAACCTGCGGATGGCGCATGAGGTGTTCGCCGACCGGGCCTATGAGGACGACGGCAATCTGGTGTCGCGCAAGAAGCCCGGCGCCGTGCTGCACGATCCCAAGGCGATCGCCGAGCGCGTGGTGCGGATGGTGCAGGACAGTGCCGTGGTCTCCGTCACCGGCAAGGTGATCAAGATGCAGACCGACACCGTCTGCATCCACGGCGACACCAAGGGGGCCGTCGAGATCGCGCGCGGCCTGCGCGAGGCGCTGAAGGCTGCCGGCATCACGGTCGCGCCGTTCAAGACACACTGAGTTTGCTGACGACGCAAATGAAGGGCCGGCAGCAGCTGCCGGCCCTTTTAGATTCTGTTAAGAGTCTTCTTAAACCCAAACTTTGCCGATTTGTTGCTAGGTGCAAGCTTCCGAGCCTTCACGTTCCTCTCAGGACATTGGGTACGAAAGCATGTTCCGCACCACTCTCTCCATCGCAATTGCCGCGGTTGCCACGGCCGCCTTCACCAGCGCCGCCTCCGCCGGCTGCAACGTCTGCTACACGCCGCCGCCCCAGCCCTGCACGACCTGCTACCAGGTGCAGACCGTGCCGCCGCAGTATCGCACGGTCGAGCAGACCGTGATGGTGTCGCCGGGTCACGTCATCGCGCATCGCACGCCGGCGCAGTATCGCACCGTGATGGTGCCGAGGACCGTGATGGTTGCGCCCGAGGGTGTCGCCTATGAGCGCATCCCGCCGCAATATGCGACCCAGCAGCGCGTCGAGATGGTCTCGCCCGGCTATTCCTACTATCAACCGGTCCAGCCGACCTGCAGCACCTGCGGCGGTTACGGCTACGGCTACTGACGAGATTGCGTAGGGTGGGCAACGCGCAGCGTGCCCACCTTCACGAGCACAGCAGGGATGGTGGGCACGTCGCTGACGCTCCTTTGCCCACCCTACAAGTTCTATGAATTCGCAAACAAAAGCCGCCGCCTGAGGCCATCAGGCGGCGGCTTTTGGATTTTCTTGACGCCTCAGAACGGATGGACGGACAGCGTCCCGAACACGATCGCTGCAATCACCGCAAACGCGCTGTACAGCGCCGCGGTCTGAATTCCGGGCCCGGTCTTCCGTGAAATGCTTCGCGCGTAAAGATGCAGGCGGGCTTCCGCCGATAGTTCGCGCATGGTCGATCTCCAACGCCCCATTCGAGGCCATATGGAATATCGTTCCCGCGCGGTTTCAAGCGGGCGGCCAAAATAGTGATGCCGCCCCCTTGGGGAACTGGGTTCCGAGAGAATTATTCTTCGGCCCGGATTCGTCCGAGAATTTTATTCGGTGCAATTGGAGACGACTGGAACCTGGCTAGTAGACGTCCTGCTGGAACCGGCCCTTCTTCTTCAGATCGGCGACGAAGCTGATCGCCTCGTCGGTCGAGCGCGCGCCGAACTGGGCGACGATATCGACCATCGCCCGCTCGACGTCCTTCGCCATCCGCTTGGCGTCGCCGCAGATATAGACGTTGGCGCCTTCCGCGAGCCAGGTCCACAGCTCGCGGCCGACCTCGCGCATGCGATCCTGCACATAGAATTTCTTCTCGCCGTCGCGCGACCAGGCGAGCGACAGCCGCGTCAGCAAGCCCGCCGTCTTCATCGCGTTGAGCTCGTCGGCATAGAAGAAATCGCAGTCCGAGCGCTGATGGCCGAAGAACAGCCAGTTCTTGCCCTGCGCACCGGTGGCCCGGCGATCGAGCAGGAAGGCGCGGAACGGCGCGATGCCGGTGCCCGGCCCGATCATGATGATCGGCGTCTTCGAGTCCTGCGGCAGCGCGAAGCCGTGCGCCTTCTGCACGTAGACCCTGACCTCATCGCCCGGATTGATCCGCTCGGCGAGGAAGGTCGAGGCCAGTCCCAGGCGCTTGCGCTTGTTGACGACATAGCGGACGCAATCGACCGTCAGCGACAATTTCCCCGGCGTCGCGTTGTGCGACGACGAGATCGAGTAGAGCCGCGGCTGCAGCGGCTCCAGCGCCTCGACGAATGCCTCCGGATGCGGCCGCACCTTGGGGAATTTCTGCAGCGCGGCCATAACGTCGAGCGTTGCGGCGTCGCCATCGGGATCCTCGCCTTGCGCCAGCGCCCGCGCCTTCTCGCGCAGTGCGCCGCCGGTCAGATACGACACCAGCTCGAACAGCGTGTCGGGCGCCGGCGATAGCGAGACGTCATCCTGCAGCACCTCGCGCAGCGTCTTGCCGCGGACTTCCGTCGTATGCGAGGCGCCGAGCAGCGCGATCACCTGGTCGACCAGACCGAGATCGTTGCGCGCGAAGATGCCGAAGGAATCGCCGACCACATAGTCCAGGCCGCATGGATCGAGATCGAACTCGAAATGCCAGGTCTCCTTCTCCGATCCCTTCTTGTT from Bradyrhizobium genosp. L includes:
- the pxpB gene encoding 5-oxoprolinase subunit PxpB codes for the protein MAETLSPPRLLPSGDAAITVEFSRSIDDVANRRVLALDRIIAAEPIGGITETVPTYRSLLVHYDPVEIGFDTLGEQLLVRAAKALPTVSGTRRWRIPVCYGGEHGIDLEDVAKALETTPDAIVARHVAGDYRVAMIGFTPGWSYLSGLEKFLHMPRRKDPRLLTPAGTISIGGIQTGVQCLAGPSGWHLLGRTAVRTYQLHRDPIFLLEPGDAITFMPVDAKTFAEQDRAAEAGEFVAEQVTP
- a CDS encoding biotin-dependent carboxyltransferase family protein, translating into MSKLVVTSIGPASSVQDGGRPGSQRYGLVPSGAMDRLALAAANTLVGNAPFAAAVEIGPFGAALTARGGAVRIALSGAPRNADIGGRAVAADSSATLADGETLNLGFARGGSFSYLAIEGGIQGEPMFGSLAVNARAGLGSPYQRPLQSGDELKTKPAGGTAERRIELPAASDAPIRVVFGPQDDEFSEDNKRLFLDSEWKISATSDRMGYRLEGPSIKHLDGHNIVSDGTVNGSIQVPGVGQPIVLMPDRGTSGGYPKIATVISADFGRFAQISAGRPFRFKAVTMAEAQAEARKFHELLRSLPDRLRGIDDFGLNIEALRDANVAGQAVSAIDAATWQVAVP
- a CDS encoding LamB/YcsF family protein, whose protein sequence is MTSTIDLNCDLGESFGPWEMGNDAAMIELATSVNVACGFHAGDADIMRKTVELAKARGVSVGAHPGYRDLHGFGRRPMPGLTSSEIENLIAYQIGALQAIATAAGHKVTHVKAHGAISNVACEDDMTARAIANAIKAVDPNLIFVVLANSKLVRAGEAANLRMAHEVFADRAYEDDGNLVSRKKPGAVLHDPKAIAERVVRMVQDSAVVSVTGKVIKMQTDTVCIHGDTKGAVEIARGLREALKAAGITVAPFKTH
- a CDS encoding sulfite reductase subunit alpha, which translates into the protein MNQITPPPKLEIIPDSAPFSEAQRSWLNGFFAGLLSDAPTPLSSEQGAGIMQAAGDGDGDDGEAPWHDQTMPIADRMKLAEGRPLRRRMMAAMAQQDCGQCGYNCQDYSEAIAGKSEARLNLCVPGGKDTARMLKSLYEELDKAPASAAAPAEAEPVAAAAPAAEAGRSRDNPVAAKFLSRRQLNKKGSEKETWHFEFDLDPCGLDYVVGDSFGIFARNDLGLVDQVIALLGASHTTEVRGKTLREVLQDDVSLSPAPDTLFELVSYLTGGALREKARALAQGEDPDGDAATLDVMAALQKFPKVRPHPEAFVEALEPLQPRLYSISSSHNATPGKLSLTVDCVRYVVNKRKRLGLASTFLAERINPGDEVRVYVQKAHGFALPQDSKTPIIMIGPGTGIAPFRAFLLDRRATGAQGKNWLFFGHQRSDCDFFYADELNAMKTAGLLTRLSLAWSRDGEKKFYVQDRMREVGRELWTWLAEGANVYICGDAKRMAKDVERAMVDIVAQFGARSTDEAISFVADLKKKGRFQQDVY